The Antarcticibacterium sp. 1MA-6-2 genome has a window encoding:
- a CDS encoding glycosyltransferase N-terminal domain-containing protein, translating into MKKFIDGRKETFSILQQKIDPLDKVVWFHVASLGEYEQGLPIIETVKELFPSHKIVISFFSPSGYENKKNSTFADAVVYLPLDTPSNAAKFLNFVHPDLALFIKYDFWPNYLKELQNRNIPSLLISGGFRKDQLFFKSYGDWMRKPLKTFEYFFVQNEQSLELLKSIGIENVTVSGDTRFDRVSRQLKQNNKLAFIEEFLNNKECIVAGSTWPEDDILMQNFINEAPSTVKFIVAPHEIKPEKIRKLKNSFSKRAILFTEKEDAQLSDYEILILDTIGLLTKVYSYADIAYVGGAAGKTGLHNILEPATFGVPIVTGSNIENFPEAIQLQKIAKPLYCSEFPGI; encoded by the coding sequence ATGAAAAAATTTATTGATGGACGAAAAGAAACATTTTCGATACTTCAACAAAAAATTGACCCTCTTGATAAAGTAGTGTGGTTCCATGTTGCATCCCTGGGGGAATATGAACAGGGGCTACCAATAATTGAAACGGTAAAAGAATTATTCCCATCGCATAAGATTGTCATTAGCTTTTTTTCACCCTCAGGATATGAAAATAAAAAGAACTCGACTTTTGCCGATGCCGTCGTGTATCTTCCCCTGGACACACCTTCTAATGCTGCAAAGTTTTTAAATTTTGTACATCCTGATCTTGCCCTGTTTATAAAATATGACTTTTGGCCCAATTACCTAAAAGAACTGCAGAACCGGAATATTCCTTCTCTTCTAATTTCCGGGGGGTTCAGAAAAGATCAGCTTTTCTTTAAATCCTATGGAGACTGGATGAGGAAACCCCTTAAAACTTTCGAGTATTTTTTTGTTCAGAACGAACAATCTTTAGAGCTATTGAAATCAATAGGAATTGAAAATGTCACAGTAAGTGGGGATACAAGATTTGACCGCGTCTCACGGCAGTTAAAACAGAACAACAAGCTGGCTTTTATTGAAGAATTCCTGAATAATAAGGAATGTATAGTAGCGGGAAGTACCTGGCCTGAAGATGATATCCTGATGCAGAATTTCATAAACGAAGCTCCTTCTACAGTAAAATTTATAGTCGCACCTCACGAGATAAAGCCTGAGAAGATAAGAAAGCTGAAAAATAGTTTCTCTAAAAGGGCCATTCTTTTTACAGAAAAGGAAGATGCGCAGCTAAGTGACTATGAAATATTGATCCTTGACACCATTGGCCTGTTAACAAAGGTTTACAGTTATGCCGATATTGCTTATGTGGGAGGGGCCGCAGGTAAAACGGGTCTTCACAACATTTTGGAGCCAGCAACTTTTGGTGTCCCGATAGTAACAGGAAGCAATATTGAAAATTTCCCGGAAGCGATACAGCTACAGAAGATAGCTAAGCCTTTATACTGTTCAGAATTCCCGGGAATTTGA
- a CDS encoding DegT/DnrJ/EryC1/StrS aminotransferase family protein produces MKKLQMVDLQGQYEHIKDQINTSLEEIMQTSAFINGPEVQKFQKELEEYLDVKHVIPCANGTDALQIAMMGLDLKPGDEVITADFTFAATVEVIALLQLTPVLVDVEPDTFNIDPEAIRKAITPKTKAIVPVHLFGQTANMDSIMEIAKEHDLYVIEDNAQAIGANFHSREAKTYKTGTIGHVASTSFFPSKNLGCFGDGGAIFTNDDKLAHTLRGIVNHGMYERYHHDVVGVNSRLDSMQAAVLRAKLPKLDLYNEARKEAARKYDQAFEGQENIVIPYREGECDTHVYHQYTLKITNGKRDALVKHLNEKGIPCGVYYPIPLHSQKAYQDSRYNEADFPVTNLLVKEVISLPMHTELEDDQIEFITSSVIKFINN; encoded by the coding sequence ATGAAAAAATTACAAATGGTTGACCTGCAGGGTCAATATGAGCATATAAAAGATCAAATCAATACCTCTCTGGAAGAGATCATGCAGACTTCTGCCTTTATTAATGGGCCAGAAGTTCAAAAATTCCAAAAGGAACTGGAGGAATATCTCGATGTGAAACACGTAATTCCTTGCGCCAACGGTACAGATGCTCTTCAAATTGCAATGATGGGGCTCGATCTTAAACCGGGTGATGAGGTAATAACTGCCGATTTCACTTTTGCAGCAACTGTAGAAGTAATAGCTCTTTTGCAACTTACTCCTGTTTTAGTAGATGTGGAACCTGATACTTTTAACATAGATCCCGAAGCAATAAGAAAAGCAATCACTCCTAAAACTAAAGCGATCGTACCAGTTCACCTTTTCGGGCAAACTGCAAATATGGATTCAATTATGGAAATTGCCAAAGAGCACGATCTTTATGTTATAGAAGACAATGCGCAGGCAATTGGAGCTAATTTTCATTCCCGCGAAGCGAAAACCTATAAAACAGGTACAATTGGCCACGTTGCTTCCACATCATTCTTTCCATCCAAAAATTTAGGTTGCTTTGGAGATGGCGGTGCTATTTTTACTAATGACGATAAATTGGCTCATACTCTAAGAGGAATTGTAAATCATGGAATGTATGAACGCTATCACCACGATGTGGTTGGAGTTAATTCGCGCCTGGATAGTATGCAGGCAGCAGTATTAAGAGCAAAGTTGCCAAAGCTGGATCTATATAACGAAGCCAGGAAGGAAGCAGCGAGAAAATACGATCAGGCATTCGAGGGACAGGAAAATATTGTAATTCCATATAGAGAAGGAGAATGTGATACTCACGTTTATCATCAATATACCCTAAAGATTACCAATGGAAAGCGGGACGCCCTGGTGAAGCATTTAAATGAAAAAGGAATTCCATGTGGAGTTTATTATCCAATTCCACTTCATAGTCAAAAAGCTTATCAGGATTCCCGATATAACGAAGCTGATTTTCCGGTTACAAATCTACTGGTAAAAGAAGTGATTTCCCTGCCCATGCATACCGAACTGGAGGATGATCAAATAGAGTTCATAACCAGCAGTGTCATTAAATTCATAAATAATTAA